In Acidimicrobiales bacterium, the sequence ACCGGGTACAGCGCCAGGCACGCCCACAGCGCCCACGTGATGTGCAGGCTCGGCATGGCGGCAAACTGGTTCCCGGCGTCCTTCAGAAGCACCGTGTCCCAGCTCCCCAGGCCGCCTATCTGCTGCATCGTGTCGATGACGCCATAGCTAGAAGGGAGCATGCGCGGGGGCATCAACGGAAACAGGGCGAAGCACCCCAACGCCACCCCCGTCGACCACGCCAGCACGTCCCTCCAGGGCAGGTACCGCTCCGGGAACCTCTTGAACAGCCAGATCAGGCCCACCACCGGCATGACGAAGTGCACCGTGGCGTAGAACAGGTCGGACAGCTCGATGAGCAGGCGGCTGTGCAGCGCCCACGCCTGGATGGTGTGCTCCTGCAGGAGCCCCAGATCGTGCTCGACGCGCACCTGCGCCACGGCGTGGTGGTACGCCACCGGGCGGCTGGTCCCTGCCTTGTCGCTGGTCCACTCGTAGACGAGGTCGAACAGCGCGACATAGGCGAATTCGCGCCAGAACCGCAGACGCACCGGGCGGGCCCGCCATGCCTCCCACCTGCTCCGCACCGCGGCCGACCCCAACATGAACATCTGATGATGACACGCCCAACACCTCAAGACAGGGGTGTCATCTGACGAACCAAAGGGCGGAACGCACCACACGGCGGGAGTTACGCGCGGATGCCCTCCTCAAAGCTCTTTCGACTTCTGTCTGCCTGCGCGGTGGGCACCCTGGCGCTGGCGGCGTCCACGGCGCTGCCCGCTGCCGCCGACACCACGGACGCCTCGGTCACCGCCTCCGTCCCCTCGGCTGCGGCCCCCGCTGCCTCGCCCGCCTACTGGCTGCTCACCGACAACGGCGGGATCATGAGCTTCGGCGGGGTGCAGCTGTACGGCTCGGCCACCAACATCGGCGGGACCGTCGTCGGCATGGCCGGCTCCGCCGGCGGCCAGGGGTACTGGATCGCCTCGTCCAACGGCCGGGTCAGCGCCTTCGGCCACGCCCGGCCCCTCGGGTCGGTCATCGCCTTCTCCTCCAACCCGATCGTCGCCATCACCGCCACTCCTGACGGCGGCGGGTACTGGCTGGTCACCCGGATCGGCGGGGTCATCCCGTTCGGTGACGCCCACAACTACGGCTCGACGGCCGACCTCCACCTCCAGGCCCCCATCGTCGGCATGTCCACGACCCCGGACGGCCAGGGCTACCGCCTGGTGGCCTCCGACGGCGGGGTGTTCACCTTCGGGGACGCCGGCTTCCACGGCTCGACCGGGTCCCTCCGCCTCAACCGGCCCATCGTGGCCATGGACGGCACCGCCGACGGCGCCGGCTACTGGCTGGTCGCCTCCGACGGCGGGGTGTTCAGCTTCGGGGACGCCCCGTTCTACGGCTCCACCGGGAACCTGCGCCTGGTCTCCCCGATCGTCGGGATGTCCCGGGTGCCGGGCGGCACGGGCTACTGGCTCGCCGGCGCCGACGGAGGGGTGTTCGCCTTCGGCTCCGCCCCCTACCGCGGCTCGGTCGGCGGCATCCAGCTCCTCCACGGCGTGGTCGGCCTCGAGGAGGGCCCCGGCACCGGCCACGGCGTCGGGATCACCGCCAACGAGGGGCTCGGGCCCTATCCCTCGGGCAGCACCGGCTACGACATCTCCTGGCCCCAGTGCGGGAACGGCTTCCCCGGCCCCCACGCCGTGGGCATCGTCGGGGTGAACGACGGCCACGCCTTCTCCACCAACCCCTGCCTCGGGGAGGAGATCGCCTGGGCCGGCCCCGCCCACGGCCTGTACATGAACCTGAACAGCCCCAACGGCCCGTCCAACGGCCAGGGCGCCAGTGGAGGGGCGGGGAGCTGCAGCCCGTCGGACCCGACGTGCTGGTCGTACAACTACGGCTGGAACGCCGCGCTGTCGTCGGTGGCCACCGCCACCCAGACCGGGGGCATGGCCCAGCAGTGGTGGCTGGACGTCGAGACGGGCAACTTCTGGTCCGGCAACCAGCCCGCCAACGCCCGGGTCGTCCAGGGCGCCATCGACGCCCTCCACTCGCGGGGCCTGACCGTGGGCATCTACTCCACCCACTACCAGTGGGGCCTGATCACGGGCGACGCCTCGTTCGGCGTGCCGGTGTGGGTGCCGACGGGGATCGCCATGTCGAACCCCGGTTCGTGGTGCAACGGCTCCCACTCGTTCAACGGCGGCCCGGTCTGGATAATCCAGTACGGCGCCGGCAACTTCGACGGTGACTACGCCTGCTGAGTCACTTGAGGTGTAGCCCTCCCGGATTCGGGTAGACGTTGGGCAGCGCCGGATGCGATCTGGTCCGGCGCGGCCGTTTCGGCACGACCGACGGGCGTGGCGAGATGCGGCGGGGGTGCTTCGCTCGCTTTGGGCGGCGGGTCGGTCCGGCTCAGCCGGAGCCCGACCCGCCTTGCGCCCCCACCCCACCGATGGTGCCGCCGGGGCAGCGCAGGATGTGCGAGCACGACATCGAGATCGGCACGGTGAAGAACACCCCGGTGCTGGCAAAGCCCAGCGGGTGGTACGCGAGCGAGGCGATGCCCACGACCTCTCCGTTGTTGTTGAGCACCGGTCCCCCCTGACCGGCGGTTCCAACTGCGGCGTTGTCCTGGATGAGGTTGCTCGACACGTCGGCCACCGAGCCCTGGGTTATCGAGCCTCCCGCCGACCCCAGCCCCGAGATGGCGTATAGCTGGTCCCCGATGTGCAGACCCGGAGACTGGGGGGCAAAGTCCAGCTTCGCCAGGTTCGGCTGGTTCACGATGAGCAGGGCCAGGTCGTTCGGCGGGTCCCACGTCCACAGCTGGGCGCGCACGTCCTGGCCACCTTTGCGCACGAAGATCGCCGGGGCCGGTGTGTGGGTCGACGCCGCCACCGTCGTGTAGGACGTCACCATCAGCGACTGATGGCTGTCGGCCGCCACCACGAACGCCGATCCCACCGCCGGCTGGCCGCTGTCGTCCAGGGTGTGCACGAACCACACCGACGGGGACGCCTTCGAGAGCGTGTTGGCCAGCTGCCCGCCGCCCTGCTGCACCTTGAGGAGCGGCTCGAGGGCCTTCTCTATCTCCGCCTTGCCGTTGCTGGTCTCGTTCTGGATGGTCTGGCTGGCGGTCTTGAAGCGGTCGTCGAAGCCGTTGACGAAGGAGTCGACCCGCTGGTTCGACTTGTTCAGCTGGTAGCTGTAGTAGGCGAAGAGGACCGTCCCGCTGAACGCCGCCCCCACCGCCGCCGCCAGCACCAGGGCCACCAACCCCAGCACCGACCGGGGCAGGAGCCGTGACCGCCAGGTCTCGGGGTCCCGGGACACCCGGCGAACCGGCTGGGTGGGCAGGTCGACCGACATTGAGCCGGAAAGCTACCGGCCCGCCCTGGCATACCCTGGGTCGGTGACCGGCCCGCTCCCGTCGCCCGGAGCGCCCAGCCGCCCCTCGGGGGCCGTTCCGGTCCGGGATGCAGCCACCGTGATGCTCGTGCGGGACGGCGCCGACGGCATGGAGGTGTTCATGCTCCGGCGCA encodes:
- a CDS encoding phosphatase PAP2 family protein, coding for MLGSAAVRSRWEAWRARPVRLRFWREFAYVALFDLVYEWTSDKAGTSRPVAYHHAVAQVRVEHDLGLLQEHTIQAWALHSRLLIELSDLFYATVHFVMPVVGLIWLFKRFPERYLPWRDVLAWSTGVALGCFALFPLMPPRMLPSSYGVIDTMQQIGGLGSWDTVLLKDAGNQFAAMPSLHITWALWACLALYPVVRRRWVRWLLVADPVVTTVTILVTGNHYVLDIFGGVAVLVAGWALARVTPRFLPRRFAPEMVSAEVPAEVLV
- a CDS encoding S1C family serine protease: MSVDLPTQPVRRVSRDPETWRSRLLPRSVLGLVALVLAAAVGAAFSGTVLFAYYSYQLNKSNQRVDSFVNGFDDRFKTASQTIQNETSNGKAEIEKALEPLLKVQQGGGQLANTLSKASPSVWFVHTLDDSGQPAVGSAFVVAADSHQSLMVTSYTTVAASTHTPAPAIFVRKGGQDVRAQLWTWDPPNDLALLIVNQPNLAKLDFAPQSPGLHIGDQLYAISGLGSAGGSITQGSVADVSSNLIQDNAAVGTAGQGGPVLNNNGEVVGIASLAYHPLGFASTGVFFTVPISMSCSHILRCPGGTIGGVGAQGGSGSG